Proteins found in one Neurospora crassa OR74A linkage group II, whole genome shotgun sequence genomic segment:
- a CDS encoding peroxisomal membrane protein Pmp47, with amino-acid sequence MSQSKPVVPQNDNVAHALAGAGGGILSMALTYPLITLSTRAQVESKRSADTTFLAAVQKIVAREGISGLYSGLSSALFGISVTNFVYYYWYEWTRAFFEAAAVKAGRASKKLTTVESMIAGAIAGSATVILTNPIWVVNTRMTTRKAAAADDDDEKNTASALPGAPPAKKPSTIGTLLALLKNEGPQALFAGVVPALVLVINPILQYTLFEQMKNAVEKRRKMTATLAFFLGAAGKLFATSVTYPYITVKSQMHVAPANDGTGAQKREGMMEAINRVVREEGYAGLYKGIGPKVTQSVLTAAFLFAFKDVLYEQTVKLRGRVTRKALA; translated from the exons ATGTCGCAGTCCAAGCCCGTCGTCCCCCAAAATGACAACGTCGCCCACGccctcgccggcgccggtggTGGCATCCTGTCCATGGCCTTGAC ctACCCCCTAATCACCCTCTCCACCCGCGCCCAAGTCGAATCCAAGCGCTCCGCCGACACCACCTTCCTGGCCGCCGTCCAAAAGATTGTCGCGCGCGAAGGCATCTCGGGTCTCTACTCTGGCCTCTCATCAGCCCTCTTCGGCATCTCCGTCACCAACTTTGTCTACTACTACTGGTACGAATGGACGCGCGCCTTCTTcgaggccgccgccgtcaaggCCGGCCGGGCCTCCAAGAAGTTAACCACGGTGGAATCCATGATCGCCGGCGCCATCGCCGGTTCGGCAACCGTCATCTTGACGAACCCCATCTGGGTCGTCAACACGCGCATGACCACGCGCAAAGCGGCTGCtgccgatgatgacgacgagaagAACACCGCCTCCGCCTTGCCAGGCGCACCGCCAGCCAAGAAGCCTAGCACAATCGGCACATTACTGGCGCTGCTGAAGAACGAGGGACCCCAAGCGCTGTTTGCGGGCGTGGTGCCggcgctggtgctggtgattAATCCCATTTTGCAGTATACCCTGTTTGAGCAGATGAAGAATGCGGTGGAGAAGAGACGCAAGATGACGGCCACGCTGGCCTTCTTTTTGGGTGCGGCGGGCAAGCTGTTTGCGACGAGCGTGACGTATCCGTACATTACGGTCAAGAGCCAGATGCATGTGGCCCCTGCCAATGATGGCACCGGCGCGCAAAAGAGGGAGGGCATGATGGAGGCGATTAATCGCGTggtgagggaggaggggtatGCTGGGTTGTACAAGG GCATCGGCCCCAAGGTCACCCAATCCGTCCTCACGgccgccttcctcttcgcctTCAAGGACGTGCTCTACGAGCAGACGGTCAAGCTACGGGGCCGCGTCACTCGCAAGGCCCTTGCTTAG
- a CDS encoding amino-acid N-acetyltransferase subunit Mak10, whose translation MIPDDHQAAVQRELLTLSLANNDRNFLFEERQAPSMSNPGIIATNITKKFLSACKTLETGEIVKDGYFTLFEAVGALEIGDPKMDSGCLAPGETLEETYDVNRQLSAPEVLGIIDQLLCLEMAWHLGYPLAQTILTSVYIEALVEPAPATLQEADFVRNRKTPRDPMTTVLRAYCLGLVRTCADVLETIRDELYYEEEDFVTNTYRRNLMDHIDRYEIRDEILSAKHTLHELRAEIGTDITQALSFRLELRSAFLRALELIEDRGSPDSLQIPWYQMHSVWEAILKLPGLAKEVPEAFSTKLQRKLASSMPPRPIVTLSFDEAAKHFKKLCSDAIDAIKILDYHDSQSLLNFVFHFQAQKPQPLVYIRCLLQNLLFKDMVLLDRLSIRQVMDDDLSIAVMPAHELLDPNNDLVEAPHSARFAIAHQMELFRKRAAQAYIDIFRVLCQNRCRVRRMLCHLIQDWEQVQLDAEDIDQLLQIQIDEKPLAYQSQTTLTTGSEPGYSLPLSSWAYLYKLRLMEWIVQLGFELEVYAPDELAGMYWYLSHLAKTRAQHVERIQAFTNHRFSELRSSSSSSTSSTSPSPSSSSNPSPPSSYTKPPIPATPWIPPTQPYHPPRGWPVSISSSSLSGPSFTPGAGTTGTTTYHYSTTPEAAFTRSLTYLRSTILDAAITWEFADTVSVIYTILSRLGLITPPPRPYGTDEKRYEVRMKPFRAVSLPEVPSYTTWKGHALGVGIGGVNAGSEEGKEKEAKGEEKEGGEEKQGEEEKGAKEGEEEEEKTSHLLKFAQQAVGQAKKAFEVLEGLGEREAFAAGGGGGGLSVSPPAPPTATAATSRSTATAAAGGAGPAGSGNTRQEHQEPGKGGHKRWMENVSRYRRSVEKAETILEEGIKKAVEMDAEGKTAEEIKKVVKVKVPRSEEVWEQGGHWWWIVPDVEVVELTSGSE comes from the exons ATGATCCCAGACGACCACCAAGCTGCAGTTCAAAGAG AACTGCTCACTCTATCACTCGCAAACAACGACCGCAATTTTTTGTTCGAGGAGCGTCAGGCTCCCAGCATGTCTAATCCGGGGATCATCGCCACCAACATTACCAAAAAGTTTCTCTCTGCGTGTAAAA CTTTGGAAACCGGTGAGATCGTGAAAGATGGCTACTTCACGCTGTTCGAGGCCGTCGGGGCTCTCGAG ATCGGTGATCCCAAGATGGACAGCGGCTGTCTAGCGCCCGGCGAAACTCTTGAGGAGACCTACGATGTGAATCGACAGCTATCGGCCCCGGAAGTCCTGGGTATCATTGACCAGCTGCTTTGTCTCGAAATGGCATGGCATTTGGGATATCCCCTTGCGCAAACTATCCTCACCAGCGTCTATATCGAAGCTCTGGTGGAGCCGGCGCCGGCTACGTTGCAGGAGGCAGACTTTGTGAGGAATCGCAAGACGCCGAGGGATCCTATGACGACTGTTTTGAGGGCGTACTGCTTGGGACTGGTGAGGACTTGTGCGGATGTGTTGGAGACGATCAGGGATGAGCTCTATTACGAG GAAGAGGATTTTGTCACCAACACCTACCGCCGCAACCTCATGGATCACATTGACCGGTATGAGATCAGGGATGAGATTTTATCAGCCAAACACACGCTCCATGAATTGAGGGCGGAGATCGGGACCGACATCACACAGGCACTTTCATTCCGTCTTGAGCTAAGGTCAGCCTTCCTTCGGGCTCTCGAACTCATAGAGGATCGCGGTAGCCCCGACTCTCTCCAGATACCCTGGTATCAAATGCACAGCGTGTGGGAAGCCATCCTCAAGCTCCCCGGTCTGGCAAAAGAGGTGCCCGAAGCATTCAGCACCAAGCTTCAGCGGAAACTGGCGAGTAGTATGCCTCCCCGGCCGATAGTAACGCTCAGTTTTGACGAAGCGGCGAAGCACTTCAAGAAGCTATGCAGCGACGCCATCGACGCCATCAAGATTTTGGACTATCATGACTCTCAGAGCCTTCTGAACTttgtcttccacttccaggcCCAGAAACCTCAACCGCTGGTCTACATCCGCTGTCTCCTCCAAAACCTCTTGTTCAAGGATATGGTCCTTCTTGACCGGCTCAGCATCCGCCAAGTCATGGACGACGACCTCTCCATCGCGGTCATGCCCGCGCACGAGCTCCTGGACCCCAACAACGACCTCGTCGAAGCCCCCCACTCGGCCCGCTTCGCCATCGCCCACCAGATGGAACTCTTCCGCAAGCGCGCCGCCCAAGCCTACATCGACATTTTCCGCGTGCTGTGCCAGAACCGATGTCGCGTGCGCCGCATGCTGTGCCACTTGATTCAGGACTGGGAGCAGGTCCAGCTCGACGCCGAAGACATCGACCAGCTTCTGCAGATCCAAATCGACGAGAAGCCACTTGCGTATCAGTCACAGACCACGCTCACCACTGGTTCCGAACCAGGTTACTCCCTGCCTTTATCCTCATGggcatacctctacaagcTCCGCTTGATGGAGTGGATAGTCCAGTTGGGCTTCGAGCTCGAGGTCTACGCTCCTGACGAGTTGGCAGGCATGTACTGGTATCTTTCCCACCTGGCCAAAACAAGAGCTCAGCATGTAGAACGCATCCAGGCGTTTACCAACCATCGGTTCAGCGAACTtcgctcttcttcgtcttcttctacctcttccacttccccctctccttcctcctcgtccaacccatctcctccatcttcctacACCAAACCTCCCATCCCCGCCACCCCCTGGATTCCACCCACACAACCCTACCACCCCCCGCGCGGCTGGCCCGTTtccatttcctcctcctccctttctgGCCCATCCTTCACCCCCGGGGCTGGTACCACCGGAACAACAACCTACCACTACTCCACAACCCCCGAAGCAGCCTTCACTCGCTCTTTGACTTATTTACGGAGCACAATCCTCGACGCAGCCATAACCTGGGAATTCGCAGACACCGTCTCGGTGATTTACACCATCCTCTCCCGTTTGGGTCTGATCACCCCACCGCCCAGACCGTACGGCACAGATGAAAAGCGGTACGAAGTGCGCATGAAGCCGTTTAGGGCGGTGAGTTTGCCGGAGGTCCCTAGTTACACGACGTGGAAGGGGCATGCTTTGGGGGTTGGGATTGGTGGTGTCAATGCCGGTagtgaagaagggaaagaaaaagaagcaaaaggagaagaaaaagaaggtggagaagagaaacaaggagaagaagaaaagggagcaaaagaaggagaagaagaagaagaaaaaacaagTCACCTCCTAAAGTTTGCCCAACAAGCAGTAGGACAAGCAAAGAAGGCCTTTGAGGTTTTGGAAGGCTTAGGTGAGCGAGAGGCGTTTGCtgccggcggtggtggcggcggtttGTCTGTATCTCCCCCTGCACCTCCCACAGCAACAGCGGCAACATCCagatcaacagcaacagcagcagcagggggCGCTGGGCCCGCAGGAAGTGGTAATACCAGGCAAGAACACCAAGAACCAGGAAAAGGAGGACACAAGCGATGGATGGAAAACGTAAGTCGGTATAGACGCAGTGTAGAAAAAGCAGAGACGATCTTGGAAGAAGGGATCAAGAAGGCGGTGGAGATGGATGCGGAGGGAAAGACGGCGGAGGAAATCAAAAAGGTGGTGAAGGTGAAAGTGCCGAGGAGCGAGGAGGTGTGGGAGCAGGGCGGGCATTGGTGGTGGATTGTGCCTGATGTGGAGGTTGTCGAGTTAACTTCGGGGAGTGAGTAG